The following proteins are encoded in a genomic region of bacterium:
- a CDS encoding phosphocholine cytidylyltransferase family protein gives MQVLLLAAGQATRLRPLTDDRPKCLLEVGGRPIVSRAVAQLLSRGLRQITIVDGYRGDMIRATLAAEFPDVAFRFIRNEDFATTNNAWSMHLAADLPPGPLMLLDSDIVFDTGVLDLLLAHPAPSRLALRTRGEIGQEEMKVVLDGTGLVRALGKELEPSAAAGESVGIEVFAADFVAALWPVLRRRLHEEQRVGEYYEDAFLELIGAGWPVAAVDIGALACREIDTVADLEAARTEFSDP, from the coding sequence TTGCAAGTGCTGCTGCTGGCCGCGGGCCAGGCGACCCGTTTGCGGCCGCTGACCGACGACCGACCCAAGTGCCTGCTCGAAGTCGGCGGCCGCCCGATCGTGTCGCGGGCCGTGGCCCAGCTCCTGTCGCGCGGCCTGCGGCAGATCACGATCGTCGACGGCTACCGCGGTGACATGATCCGCGCGACGCTCGCAGCGGAGTTCCCCGACGTCGCCTTCCGCTTCATCCGCAACGAGGACTTCGCAACGACCAACAACGCGTGGTCGATGCACCTGGCCGCAGACCTGCCGCCCGGCCCGCTCATGCTTCTCGATTCCGATATCGTGTTCGACACCGGCGTGCTCGACCTGCTGCTCGCCCATCCGGCGCCCAGCCGGCTGGCCCTGCGGACGCGGGGCGAGATCGGGCAGGAGGAGATGAAGGTCGTCCTTGACGGCACCGGCCTGGTGCGGGCGCTCGGCAAGGAGCTGGAGCCGTCCGCAGCGGCGGGCGAATCGGTCGGGATCGAGGTCTTCGCGGCCGATTTCGTCGCCGCGCTCTGGCCGGTCCTCCGTCGTCGTCTCCACGAGGAACAGCGCGTGGGCGAATACTACGAGGACGCCTTCCTCGAGTTGATCGGGGCCGGGTGGCCGGTGGCCGCCGTGGACATCGGGGCCCTGGCCTGCCGCGAGATCGACACGGTCGCCGACCTGGAGGCCGCCCGCACGGAGTTCAGTGACCCATGA
- a CDS encoding ACT domain-containing protein, with translation MGDLDQTLGILQSLQDELQARSIEVQRRCAAISIYGPHFSERPAIAGAVFQATGEAGVEIRMIATSLSTVSFLTSEEQADLAVQKLQEHFLVP, from the coding sequence GTGGGCGACCTGGACCAGACACTGGGCATCCTGCAATCGTTGCAGGACGAGCTGCAGGCGCGCTCGATCGAGGTGCAGCGCCGCTGCGCCGCCATCTCGATCTACGGTCCCCATTTCAGCGAACGACCGGCCATCGCCGGCGCCGTTTTCCAGGCCACGGGCGAGGCCGGGGTCGAGATCCGCATGATCGCGACGTCCCTGTCGACCGTCTCATTCCTGACCAGCGAGGAACAGGCGGACCTGGCCGTCCAGAAGCTCCAGGAGCACTTCCTGGTGCCCTGA
- a CDS encoding histidinol-phosphate aminotransferase family protein — MTPPAKVYFDRNENRYGPAPACMQVLREAEGELLFNYSRTFQRGYYSELSARLAAIHGVDEQRIILGYGCEDILKEAVHHFLPAGRAVLIPSASWWYYHAVAAEVGGVTTEYPLRPVRNRYEYDVEALLRLRETADPALVLLASPNNPTGNSLGRSDLRRLLEAYRGVPFVLDQAYFGFTPAAQDDVGALTGEFGDLLVLRTFSKLYALAGVRIGYALCGNDLEVFRRFCARNLGYNRISEKLALAALDSPGYYRDVAAGMSRSRQQLYDLFGSLPGCAVYESEANFVLVKMPPEMAVLLERELNARGMIVKFLKETGFTDHARISLGNAEETDQLVAAIGSLLARPAVRSRAIGESA; from the coding sequence ATGACCCCGCCAGCCAAGGTCTATTTCGACCGTAATGAGAACCGCTACGGTCCCGCCCCTGCCTGCATGCAGGTGTTGAGGGAGGCGGAAGGTGAGCTGCTCTTCAACTACAGCCGCACCTTCCAGCGCGGGTACTACAGTGAGCTCTCGGCGCGGCTGGCGGCCATCCACGGCGTTGATGAGCAGCGGATCATCCTCGGATACGGTTGCGAGGACATCCTCAAGGAGGCCGTGCACCACTTCCTGCCGGCCGGTCGCGCGGTGCTGATCCCGTCCGCGTCGTGGTGGTACTACCATGCCGTGGCGGCTGAAGTCGGCGGCGTGACGACGGAGTACCCGCTGCGCCCGGTGCGGAACCGCTACGAGTACGATGTCGAGGCCCTGCTGCGCCTGCGCGAGACCGCGGACCCGGCGCTCGTCCTGCTGGCTTCCCCGAACAACCCGACCGGCAATTCGCTCGGGCGGTCGGATCTCCGGCGGCTGCTCGAGGCCTATCGCGGCGTGCCTTTCGTGCTGGACCAGGCGTACTTCGGCTTTACGCCCGCGGCGCAGGACGATGTCGGCGCCCTGACGGGCGAGTTCGGCGACCTCCTGGTCCTGCGCACCTTCAGCAAGCTCTATGCGCTGGCCGGCGTGCGGATCGGCTACGCCCTCTGCGGGAACGACCTCGAGGTGTTCCGCCGGTTCTGTGCGCGTAACCTCGGCTACAACCGGATCTCCGAGAAGCTGGCGCTGGCTGCCCTCGACAGCCCCGGCTACTACCGCGACGTTGCTGCGGGAATGTCGCGGTCGCGCCAGCAGCTGTACGACCTGTTCGGGTCGCTTCCCGGCTGCGCCGTCTACGAGTCGGAGGCGAATTTCGTCCTCGTCAAGATGCCGCCCGAGATGGCGGTGCTGCTCGAGCGCGAATTGAATGCCCGCGGCATGATCGTCAAGTTCCTCAAGGAAACCGGCTTCACCGACCACGCGCGGATCAGCCTCGGCAACGCGGAGGAAACCGACCAGCTGGTCGCCGCCATCGGGTCGCTGCTGGCGCGCCCGGCCGTCCGCTCCCGTGCGATCGGGGAATCGGCATGA
- a CDS encoding nucleoside kinase, which translates to MATEMITIELDGRRIEVASGITVLQYLEQAHPNWLQGDNPVSLASINGRRTPLAEPLSSDERVRLIRLRDPQAQSTIQRTVQFVAAVAAEQLFPENPLYFHFSYDSGMYCELERPEPLSVDEIALLENRMRDLVAQDLPLTPQRFGLRALLKILRRNGDERAWRSAKYLRRDTLVMYRMEGARLMYYGRQLPSTGYLKAFHLVPEAPGFVLLTNEKGRPETVPAFRRQPKLLETLREDSRWVDMIGVPDTGHLNQHIVDGRTGELIQVAEARHNQFFVEAAQRVAGLPVRGRLVLLAGPSSSGKTSSAKRLMVQLRVLGLKPFALSLDNYFVDREATPRGPDGDFDFEALGALKIDLFNQHLEDLLAGREVHLPEFDFRSGTGRESATATRLAAGQPLIVEGIHALNPALTASVAAGDKLQIYVSALSHLNIDSHSYIKTTHSRLFRRIVRDAQYRGYTASQTLARWPKVRQGEELHIFPYQNNADLFFNSGLTYELPVLKLWAEPRLAGVEPDDPFYWLARTLIEQLSLLLPIDASQVPPTSILREFIGGSSFDY; encoded by the coding sequence ATGGCGACGGAGATGATCACGATCGAGCTGGACGGGCGGCGGATCGAGGTCGCCTCGGGCATCACTGTCCTGCAGTACCTCGAGCAGGCCCACCCGAACTGGCTGCAAGGTGACAACCCGGTGTCGCTGGCCTCGATCAACGGTCGTCGCACACCTCTGGCCGAACCCTTGTCGAGCGACGAACGGGTGCGCCTGATCCGCCTGCGCGATCCGCAGGCGCAGAGCACCATCCAGCGCACGGTGCAGTTCGTGGCCGCCGTCGCCGCCGAGCAGCTGTTCCCCGAGAACCCCCTGTATTTCCATTTCAGCTACGACAGCGGCATGTACTGCGAACTCGAACGCCCCGAGCCGCTGTCGGTAGACGAGATCGCCCTGCTGGAGAACCGCATGCGCGATCTCGTGGCGCAGGACCTGCCGCTCACGCCGCAGCGTTTCGGCCTGCGCGCTCTGCTGAAGATCCTCCGTCGCAACGGCGACGAGCGCGCCTGGCGTTCGGCGAAGTACCTGCGTCGCGACACGCTGGTCATGTACCGCATGGAAGGCGCGCGGCTGATGTACTATGGCCGCCAGTTGCCCTCCACCGGCTACCTGAAGGCCTTTCATCTGGTGCCCGAGGCGCCCGGCTTCGTGCTCCTGACCAACGAGAAGGGACGCCCCGAGACCGTACCCGCCTTCCGGCGCCAGCCCAAGCTGCTCGAGACGCTGCGCGAGGACTCGCGCTGGGTCGACATGATCGGCGTGCCGGACACGGGGCATCTGAACCAGCACATCGTCGACGGCCGCACGGGCGAACTGATCCAGGTGGCCGAGGCGCGGCACAACCAGTTCTTCGTCGAGGCGGCGCAGCGCGTGGCCGGACTGCCCGTGCGCGGGCGCCTGGTGCTGCTGGCGGGCCCGTCCAGCTCGGGCAAGACGAGCAGCGCCAAGCGCCTGATGGTGCAGTTGCGGGTGCTCGGCCTGAAGCCGTTCGCGCTGTCGCTCGACAACTACTTCGTCGATCGCGAGGCGACCCCGCGGGGACCGGACGGCGACTTCGACTTTGAAGCGCTGGGCGCGCTGAAGATCGACCTCTTCAACCAGCACCTCGAGGATCTGCTGGCCGGTCGCGAAGTGCACCTGCCGGAGTTCGACTTCCGCAGCGGGACCGGACGCGAATCGGCGACGGCCACGCGCCTGGCTGCGGGCCAGCCGCTCATCGTCGAGGGCATCCACGCCCTGAACCCGGCGCTCACGGCTTCGGTGGCCGCCGGAGACAAGCTGCAGATCTATGTCTCGGCGCTGAGCCACCTGAACATCGACAGCCACAGCTACATCAAGACCACGCACAGCCGGCTGTTCCGCCGCATCGTGCGCGACGCCCAGTACCGCGGCTACACCGCCAGCCAGACGCTGGCGCGCTGGCCGAAGGTCAGGCAGGGCGAGGAACTGCACATCTTCCCGTACCAGAACAACGCCGACCTGTTCTTCAATTCGGGGCTCACCTACGAACTGCCGGTCCTGAAGCTGTGGGCCGAACCCCGGCTGGCGGGGGTCGAGCCGGACGACCCGTTCTACTGGCTGGCACGCACGCTGATCGAGCAGCTTTCGCTGCTGCTGCCGATCGACGCCAGCCAGGTGCCGCCAACGTCGATCCTGCGGGAGTTTATCGGGGGGTCGAGCTTCGACTACTAG
- a CDS encoding CDP-alcohol phosphatidyltransferase family protein, protein MTSWAGRWLADYRRMLKGPELEEPFDVWLYRPLAYLLVKVIAPTPITPNQVTAFNLLPGLAAAWCYWQGTPGGYLAGAVLLFATNVIDCVDGMLARVRGAGSVTGYILDGLADYIIQVSLFVALLHGVAVTEGDPWLSLACGVPAGLVFAWWCARLDLLRGEWLARVHGRRRDPHAELAALRREAEQWRRQGGHHLERALVGAFGIYVRLWYRGGDSDPATVADEPLAEWMCRKRPVLRLAVLMGPSTHITLIVIAGLLARPLWYLWTALVLGAFWGAMVLGLQAVRERGSLVRTS, encoded by the coding sequence ATGACGAGCTGGGCTGGCCGCTGGCTGGCCGACTACCGACGCATGCTGAAAGGCCCGGAACTGGAGGAGCCGTTCGACGTCTGGCTCTACCGGCCCCTGGCCTACCTTCTCGTCAAGGTGATCGCACCGACTCCCATCACGCCCAACCAGGTCACCGCCTTCAATCTCCTGCCGGGCCTTGCTGCTGCGTGGTGCTACTGGCAGGGGACGCCCGGCGGCTATCTCGCCGGCGCGGTCCTGCTGTTCGCCACCAACGTCATCGACTGCGTCGACGGCATGCTGGCCCGTGTGCGCGGCGCCGGGTCGGTGACCGGTTATATCCTCGATGGACTCGCCGACTACATCATCCAGGTTTCCCTGTTCGTCGCGCTGCTGCATGGAGTCGCCGTGACCGAGGGCGATCCGTGGCTCAGCCTGGCCTGCGGCGTGCCGGCCGGCCTGGTCTTCGCCTGGTGGTGCGCACGGCTCGACCTGCTGCGCGGCGAGTGGCTGGCCAGGGTCCACGGCCGCCGTCGCGATCCGCACGCGGAACTCGCCGCGCTTCGCCGCGAAGCCGAGCAGTGGCGCCGGCAGGGTGGACATCACCTGGAGCGCGCCCTGGTGGGAGCTTTCGGCATCTATGTGCGGCTCTGGTATCGCGGCGGGGATTCCGACCCGGCGACCGTCGCCGATGAACCCCTGGCCGAGTGGATGTGCCGCAAGCGGCCCGTTCTGCGGCTGGCGGTCCTGATGGGCCCATCGACCCATATCACGCTGATCGTGATCGCCGGCCTGCTGGCGCGACCCCTCTGGTATCTCTGGACGGCGCTCGTACTGGGTGCCTTCTGGGGCGCCATGGTGCTGGGCCTGCAGGCTGTCCGGGAGCGCGGGTCCCTTGTCCGGACTTCCTGA
- a CDS encoding LysE family transporter — MMTATAWGFLLGWVGSMPIAGAVSVFIVQRGLAGRWRNGLAMALGSAIVEGAWCLLVLVGASRVLGRWPLVADFARAIGGMVVTGLGVYFLRRHTSLPTAGRIPDPPRRSLGGDFRNGAVLVAANPLVPVNWLALVTAAASLGLDPNVSPPRFAAGVSFGVVSWFTTMLWVLSSVRHRLSARQLDRIMHGLGAVLVVAGVLVIWREIAMHY, encoded by the coding sequence ATGATGACTGCCACCGCCTGGGGATTCCTGCTCGGCTGGGTCGGCTCGATGCCGATCGCCGGCGCTGTCTCCGTCTTCATCGTACAGCGCGGGCTGGCCGGCAGGTGGCGGAACGGCCTGGCAATGGCGCTGGGTTCGGCGATCGTCGAAGGCGCCTGGTGCCTGCTCGTGCTGGTCGGCGCGTCGCGCGTGCTCGGGCGCTGGCCGCTGGTTGCCGATTTCGCGCGGGCGATCGGCGGCATGGTGGTCACGGGCCTCGGCGTCTATTTCCTGCGCCGGCACACATCGCTGCCGACTGCGGGCCGCATCCCCGACCCGCCGCGCCGGAGCCTGGGCGGCGACTTCCGCAACGGCGCCGTGCTGGTCGCCGCGAATCCGCTGGTGCCCGTCAACTGGCTGGCCCTGGTGACCGCCGCGGCCTCGCTCGGCCTGGACCCCAACGTTTCACCACCGCGGTTCGCGGCCGGCGTGTCGTTCGGCGTCGTTTCCTGGTTCACGACGATGCTCTGGGTGCTTTCGTCCGTGCGGCATCGCCTGTCGGCACGCCAGCTTGACCGGATCATGCACGGGCTCGGCGCGGTCCTGGTGGTGGCCGGCGTGCTGGTGATCTGGCGCGAGATCGCGATGCACTACTAG